Proteins from a genomic interval of Bacteroidota bacterium:
- a CDS encoding oligosaccharide flippase family protein, with product MATIKQLLSQTAIYGLSSVIGRVLNFLLVPLYTYVFDKEEYGEVIILFSYTAILNVFLSYGMETSFFNFVNKKDSKNVFPTAFISLLVSSLVFLSIALFFNKDIANILSFESHPEYIIYLIWVIFFDAITVIPFSRLRFQNKAFRFAIIKLINIGIYIGLNLLLLVVIPWLISKGYSFGSFDRYLSTPKISVIFLSNLVASAITVIMLIPTFRDAEWNFDKELWKKMIRYGWPILIAGTAGIINESMDKVFLWEMLPEDTAKGEVGIYGANYKIAIFMTIFIQAFRMGVEPFFFAKAKDKDAKETYAYVMNYFVAILAVIFLFLIVNLDILKYFIQNEEMWVGLDVVPILLLANLSLGIYLSLSVWYKINDKTRYGAIFSIIGAIITVLINIWLIPKMGYYGSAWATLAAYGSMMLMSYFVGQKIYPIPYNLKKISLYLGLSVFLGLVADKFFYGNLIIGNSFLLLFLIMLAFFETASLRSIFARNNK from the coding sequence TTGGCAACTATAAAACAACTTTTAAGTCAAACAGCTATTTATGGGCTGAGTAGCGTTATAGGTAGGGTGTTGAACTTCCTTTTAGTGCCCTTATATACGTATGTTTTTGATAAAGAAGAATACGGAGAAGTAATAATCCTATTCTCGTATACTGCTATTCTTAATGTATTTCTCAGCTATGGGATGGAAACTTCATTCTTTAATTTTGTAAATAAAAAAGATAGTAAAAATGTATTTCCAACAGCCTTTATTAGCTTATTGGTGAGTTCATTAGTGTTTTTGTCAATTGCACTGTTTTTTAATAAAGATATTGCTAATATCCTTTCGTTCGAAAGTCACCCGGAGTATATTATTTATCTGATATGGGTAATATTCTTTGATGCTATTACTGTAATTCCTTTTAGCAGGTTGCGTTTTCAGAATAAAGCTTTCAGGTTTGCGATAATAAAATTAATCAATATTGGTATTTACATAGGACTTAATTTATTACTGTTGGTTGTAATTCCATGGTTAATATCTAAAGGTTATAGTTTTGGTTCGTTCGATAGGTATTTATCTACGCCCAAAATAAGTGTAATATTCCTGTCTAATCTTGTAGCTAGTGCTATTACCGTAATTATGTTAATTCCGACATTTAGAGATGCTGAATGGAATTTTGATAAGGAATTATGGAAGAAAATGATTCGATACGGATGGCCTATTCTTATTGCCGGAACAGCCGGAATAATTAACGAATCTATGGATAAGGTATTTTTATGGGAAATGTTGCCGGAAGATACAGCAAAAGGTGAAGTAGGTATTTATGGAGCAAATTATAAGATAGCAATATTCATGACAATTTTTATCCAGGCTTTTAGGATGGGAGTAGAGCCGTTTTTCTTCGCGAAGGCAAAAGACAAAGATGCGAAAGAAACTTATGCCTACGTGATGAATTATTTTGTTGCAATTTTGGCGGTAATATTTCTTTTCTTAATTGTGAATTTAGATATTTTGAAATATTTTATTCAAAATGAGGAGATGTGGGTAGGATTAGATGTGGTGCCAATTCTTTTGCTTGCGAATTTGAGTTTAGGAATATATTTGAGCCTGTCGGTTTGGTATAAGATAAACGACAAAACAAGATACGGAGCTATTTTTTCTATCATAGGTGCAATAATTACGGTGTTAATTAATATTTGGCTGATACCAAAAATGGGATATTACGGTTCTGCATGGGCAACTTTGGCGGCCTACGGATCAATGATGCTGATGTCGTATTTTGTCGGGCAAAAAATTTATCCCATTCCTTATAATCTTAAAAAGATAAGCTTGTATTTAGGATTGTCGGTCTTTCTTGGGCTTGTGGCAGATAAATTTTTCTATGGAAATCTAATCATAGGAAACAGCTTTTTATTGCTGTTTTTAATTATGCTCGCATTTTTTGAAACTGCATCGCTAAGAAGTATATTTGCCAGAAATAATAAATAG
- a CDS encoding patatin-like phospholipase family protein: protein MRIILLFFFFYFSCYFAVAQSKSEEVDDGVKVGVVLSGGGAKGVAHVGVLRMIEKAGVRVDYIGGTSMGAIVSALYSIGYSVDELDSIISVLDMSKLVQGKIPRNNLTYFEKTFDSETFLSVPVNNWEIGIPKGLSNGQDVIEEFTELTREYPGHQDFDKLPIPLVMMATDIVTGESIEFHEGSIPMVMRASSSFPSLFSPIEIDGRLLVDGGVLNNFPVKEVRSMGADIIIGVSVEDGLYKKKDLMSITSIIEQISSFKMVEKSEKQAKLVDVYIKPDISDYSVVSFDKAGELLELGEIEGFKYFNELLDIAKRQKPSSSDKRKPLINTVNYNISSVEVKDSRNHSTEYFTDRFPVKKLPGLINIDQIKAGINTLDGTRNFDFIGYDLMPDGKGWHKLVIKVKEKRNNDYLKLGLHYDEIYKAGLKLKFTARNKFLRSSIFMSDIIISDRPRLNILFYKDNAAWPGFLLQSNFTQFEVDMPAAALGDLGDLISGSIIDMKYKDWTTKVMAQKTINEDFYFAGGVEAKRLAMYSSSLKVMDKDGDFEERPFVFDEGWSINPLLEIYADTRDNSNYPTRGFLFKSEFKVVIPQSQNNDLKENTLVTSSFLYLRADYTFSPSERLAWTNKIYSSTRFGSGSTAGLSYYFGGYNKNLPNNVYSFFGYPVFGVVGVEDGGFFKYLTSLQYRIIQDIYITGHANYMIAAKNSNQWYEAKKLHYSGYALSLGYNSKIGPVEFTSSYSPDNGKFSFMFNLGYWF, encoded by the coding sequence ATGAGAATAATTTTACTATTCTTTTTCTTTTATTTTTCGTGCTACTTTGCAGTTGCTCAATCAAAAAGTGAAGAAGTAGATGACGGTGTAAAAGTAGGTGTAGTATTGAGTGGAGGAGGAGCAAAAGGCGTGGCTCATGTTGGAGTTCTCAGGATGATAGAAAAGGCAGGAGTAAGGGTTGATTATATTGGAGGAACAAGTATGGGAGCTATTGTTTCGGCATTGTATTCAATTGGGTATTCAGTAGATGAACTCGACAGTATAATTAGTGTTTTGGATATGTCGAAGTTGGTGCAGGGAAAGATTCCACGTAATAATCTTACTTATTTTGAGAAAACATTCGACAGTGAAACTTTTTTGAGTGTTCCTGTAAATAACTGGGAAATTGGTATTCCGAAAGGTTTATCGAATGGACAGGATGTTATAGAAGAATTTACCGAGCTTACAAGGGAATATCCCGGACATCAGGATTTCGATAAATTACCCATTCCGCTTGTGATGATGGCAACTGATATTGTAACGGGAGAATCAATTGAATTTCATGAAGGCTCAATACCTATGGTGATGCGGGCCAGCTCATCATTTCCTTCACTTTTTTCTCCAATAGAAATAGATGGGAGACTTTTGGTTGACGGTGGAGTTCTTAATAACTTTCCTGTAAAAGAGGTTAGGAGTATGGGAGCTGATATAATTATCGGAGTAAGTGTAGAGGATGGACTTTATAAGAAGAAAGACCTTATGTCTATTACTTCTATAATTGAGCAAATATCAAGTTTTAAAATGGTTGAAAAATCTGAAAAGCAGGCTAAGCTTGTGGATGTATATATTAAGCCTGATATTTCAGATTATTCGGTTGTTAGTTTCGATAAGGCCGGAGAGCTTCTGGAATTGGGAGAAATAGAAGGGTTTAAGTATTTTAATGAACTGTTAGATATTGCAAAACGCCAAAAACCATCAAGTAGTGATAAACGTAAGCCTTTGATAAACACTGTGAATTATAATATTTCGAGTGTAGAAGTTAAGGATTCACGGAATCATTCCACAGAATATTTTACAGACCGGTTTCCGGTAAAGAAACTACCAGGTCTTATTAATATAGATCAGATTAAGGCAGGAATTAATACGCTAGATGGTACCAGGAATTTTGATTTTATAGGCTATGATTTAATGCCGGACGGAAAAGGTTGGCATAAATTGGTTATTAAGGTTAAAGAAAAAAGGAATAATGACTATTTAAAATTGGGTTTGCATTACGATGAAATTTACAAGGCAGGCTTAAAGTTAAAATTTACTGCCCGCAATAAATTTTTGAGAAGCTCAATTTTTATGTCAGATATAATTATTAGTGACAGACCGAGGTTAAATATCTTATTTTATAAGGATAATGCAGCTTGGCCGGGATTTCTGTTGCAGTCTAATTTTACACAATTTGAGGTAGATATGCCGGCTGCCGCTCTTGGAGATTTGGGTGATTTGATTTCCGGATCTATAATTGATATGAAATATAAAGACTGGACAACAAAAGTAATGGCCCAGAAGACTATTAATGAGGATTTTTATTTTGCAGGCGGAGTTGAAGCAAAACGTTTAGCTATGTATTCCAGTTCTTTAAAAGTTATGGATAAAGATGGGGATTTTGAAGAGAGGCCTTTTGTTTTTGACGAAGGTTGGAGTATAAATCCATTATTGGAGATATATGCTGATACCAGAGATAATTCCAATTATCCAACTCGTGGATTTTTGTTTAAGTCTGAATTTAAAGTAGTTATACCTCAGTCGCAAAATAACGACTTAAAAGAGAATACTCTTGTAACCTCAAGTTTTTTGTATCTGCGAGCCGACTATACTTTCTCGCCAAGTGAAAGATTGGCCTGGACAAACAAGATATATTCAAGTACCAGATTTGGTTCTGGTTCCACTGCAGGTCTGTCGTATTATTTCGGAGGATATAACAAGAACTTACCTAATAATGTTTATAGTTTCTTCGGCTATCCTGTATTTGGTGTTGTTGGTGTTGAGGATGGAGGTTTTTTTAAATATCTCACAAGTTTACAGTATAGAATTATTCAGGATATTTATATCACCGGACATGCAAATTATATGATAGCGGCAAAAAATAGTAATCAGTGGTACGAAGCAAAAAAACTGCACTATTCAGGGTATGCTCTTTCTCTTGGTTATAACAGTAAGATAGGACCTGTAGAATTTACTTCAAGCTACAGTCCTGATAACGGGAAATTCAGTTTCATGTTCAATTTAGGGTATTGGTTCTAG
- the rseP gene encoding RIP metalloprotease RseP, translating to MEINEILIKAAQFFLSLSILIVLHEFGHFIPAKIFKTRVEKFYLFFDPYFSLFKKKIGGTEYGIGWLPLGGYVKIAGMIDESMDKEQMDKEPQPWEFRSKPAWQRLIIMIGGVAVNLILAVVIYAGMLYAWGEQYIPTTSINNYGVVVDSVGQKLGLQTGDKILKVGGHEVEIFKQVPIEIILSDNIDVERNGTPLHITFDPKVKETLIKSSGFISPRIPYYVGDFSDGSEAKKSGLEIGDKVTGFNNKPMTYFDEFIEVIPKAKGDSITLNILRDEVALNVKVLVSEEGKIGVYPDVDMSKFYDVKTLEYGLLESIPQGAVKATDMLVSYVRQFKLILNPDTGAYKSVGGFLAIGKQFSATWDWQRFWSFTAFLSIMLAFLNILPIPALDGGHVVFVLWEMISGKKPSEKVLEYAQIAGFVILMSLVILANGNDIIKTFF from the coding sequence ATGGAAATAAACGAAATATTAATTAAGGCAGCTCAATTTTTCCTGAGCTTGTCTATACTTATAGTACTGCATGAGTTTGGGCATTTTATCCCTGCTAAAATTTTTAAAACACGAGTTGAAAAATTTTATTTATTTTTCGATCCTTACTTTTCACTGTTTAAGAAGAAAATAGGCGGAACTGAATACGGAATTGGATGGTTGCCACTGGGCGGATATGTGAAAATTGCGGGAATGATTGATGAATCTATGGATAAAGAACAGATGGACAAAGAGCCTCAACCATGGGAATTCAGATCAAAACCGGCCTGGCAAAGACTGATTATTATGATCGGTGGAGTAGCAGTAAACCTTATTCTTGCAGTTGTCATCTATGCCGGTATGTTATATGCATGGGGAGAACAATATATTCCTACTACTTCGATTAACAACTACGGTGTTGTTGTTGATTCTGTAGGACAGAAATTAGGGCTCCAAACCGGTGATAAGATTTTAAAAGTAGGTGGTCATGAAGTGGAAATATTCAAACAGGTTCCTATCGAAATTATCTTATCCGATAATATAGACGTTGAACGAAACGGAACCCCGTTACACATAACATTTGATCCGAAAGTAAAAGAAACACTGATAAAAAGCTCCGGTTTTATATCCCCCAGAATTCCATATTATGTAGGCGATTTTTCAGATGGATCTGAAGCGAAGAAATCAGGATTAGAAATAGGCGATAAAGTAACAGGCTTCAACAATAAACCTATGACGTATTTCGATGAATTTATCGAAGTAATACCTAAGGCAAAAGGAGACTCTATCACCTTAAATATTTTAAGAGATGAAGTTGCACTAAACGTGAAAGTTTTAGTTTCTGAAGAAGGAAAAATTGGAGTTTATCCGGATGTCGATATGTCTAAATTCTATGACGTTAAAACATTAGAATACGGTCTATTGGAATCGATCCCTCAGGGTGCGGTTAAAGCAACCGACATGTTAGTTAGCTATGTACGTCAATTCAAACTAATTTTAAACCCTGATACAGGTGCTTATAAGTCAGTTGGAGGATTCCTTGCAATCGGAAAACAATTCTCTGCTACATGGGACTGGCAACGTTTTTGGAGCTTCACGGCCTTTTTATCAATTATGCTGGCCTTTCTTAACATACTCCCTATTCCTGCTTTAGATGGAGGACACGTAGTTTTCGTGCTTTGGGAAATGATATCAGGAAAGAAACCTTCGGAAAAAGTTTTAGAGTACGCTCAAATTGCAGGTTTTGTGATTCTTATGAGCTTAGTTATTCTGGCAAATGGAAATGATATTATTAAAACGTTTTTCTAA
- a CDS encoding redoxin domain-containing protein yields MKTIFYLLFLLPMMIFGQSHGIEINASIPGDSIKMKDVYFKTYSLRDIKSDNGLLVIFTSNTCPFVKAWEKSYSGIYTLAENNGIGMALINSNEAFRETTESVSEMKKVMESYEYSMIPYLADKDSELADLFDANTTPHVFLFNSDGILVYRGSIDDMFENKDRSITKNYLFDALIAVGNGQTPKVQTTKNIGCSIKRVKMNSEKKSYQVIE; encoded by the coding sequence ATGAAGACTATATTTTATTTGTTGTTTTTATTGCCAATGATGATTTTTGGACAGTCTCATGGTATAGAAATTAATGCATCGATTCCGGGCGATAGTATTAAAATGAAAGATGTTTATTTTAAAACTTATAGTTTGAGGGATATAAAATCTGATAATGGTTTATTGGTAATATTTACTTCCAATACTTGTCCTTTTGTAAAAGCATGGGAGAAGAGTTATTCAGGGATATATACATTAGCAGAGAATAATGGAATAGGGATGGCGTTGATAAATTCGAACGAAGCATTTCGTGAAACAACAGAATCTGTATCGGAAATGAAAAAGGTTATGGAGAGCTATGAATATTCCATGATTCCGTATTTGGCAGATAAAGATTCAGAGTTGGCTGATTTATTTGATGCAAATACGACCCCCCATGTTTTTTTATTCAATTCTGATGGAATACTGGTTTATAGAGGTAGTATAGATGATATGTTCGAAAATAAAGATCGAAGTATTACTAAAAATTATTTGTTTGATGCGCTAATCGCTGTGGGAAATGGACAAACCCCCAAAGTACAAACCACAAAAAACATTGGTTGTAGTATTAAAAGGGTAAAGATGAATTCAGAAAAGAAGAGTTATCAGGTTATTGAATAG